In Nostoc sphaeroides, one genomic interval encodes:
- a CDS encoding S1 family peptidase: MKPTKALAKSLIREKAEKVTVFISRGGQQLGSGVIIGQNGKTVYVLTASHVIGIRPGKVDTGNGTLETENPYEVTTNNGQKFKVGYSNYKIIVNPFSNNIDLAILKLDTSSKNIYKDEVAKLTSSLKKNMPVYIFGYLPCSPSAKVNKGKQDQFSNGKIFPVTSSSQFDSSDKLGGYDVNYNNNTIQGMSGSPVFDAAGRVVAIHAKTDKKKTYNSEVCLPLPSEPTPDYGDNSGISIKTFANLKSDWPDGLQSILEIDSSPVEEVKPDEPTPSPNPTQTTRREENCPPFIQPGEDCPGR, encoded by the coding sequence TTGAAACCAACCAAAGCACTAGCAAAATCTCTAATTAGAGAAAAAGCAGAAAAGGTAACAGTATTCATTAGCCGTGGTGGACAACAACTTGGTTCTGGGGTAATCATCGGTCAGAATGGTAAAACCGTTTATGTCCTTACCGCTAGTCACGTTATTGGTATCCGACCTGGGAAAGTAGATACTGGCAACGGTACATTAGAAACCGAAAATCCATATGAAGTCACGACAAACAATGGACAAAAGTTTAAAGTTGGCTATTCTAATTATAAAATAATTGTGAACCCATTTTCTAACAATATTGACTTAGCAATATTAAAGCTAGATACCTCTAGTAAAAATATATATAAAGATGAGGTTGCTAAATTAACTAGTTCTTTGAAAAAAAATATGCCTGTTTATATTTTTGGTTATCTTCCTTGCTCACCATCAGCCAAGGTAAATAAAGGTAAGCAAGATCAGTTTAGTAATGGAAAGATTTTTCCAGTTACTTCAAGCTCTCAATTTGATAGTTCGGATAAACTTGGGGGTTATGATGTGAACTACAACAATAACACTATTCAGGGAATGAGTGGCAGTCCTGTGTTTGATGCTGCTGGTCGCGTTGTTGCAATTCATGCTAAGACAGATAAGAAAAAAACTTATAACTCTGAAGTTTGTCTACCCCTACCCTCAGAACCAACGCCAGATTACGGTGACAACTCGGGTATTTCTATCAAAACCTTTGCCAATTTAAAATCAGATTGGCCTGATGGTTTACAGTCAATTTTAGAAATAGATTCTTCTCCTGTGGAAGAAGTTAAGCCAGATGAACCAACACCTTCTCCTAATCCTACTCAAACAACACGTCGTGAGGAAAATTGTCCTCCTTTTATACAGCCTGGTGAAGATTGTCCTGGTAGGTAA